Proteins co-encoded in one Euwallacea fornicatus isolate EFF26 chromosome 34, ASM4011564v1, whole genome shotgun sequence genomic window:
- the LOC136348615 gene encoding tetraspanin-33-like, with the protein MPSSNHRRGYYRRQPNSNFTYVSPCVKYLIFLLNFIFWLFGGLLIGIGLYAFVDKWQLTGWVKLETVYDVILNISLVMVIMGGVIFIVSFAGCVGALRENTCLLKFYSLCLLVFFLIEMGIAILSFVFPHRMQTVLEENFTDQIIHTYRDDPDLQNFIDFAQQEFKCCGLSSEGYMDWSKNEYFNCSSPSVEHCGVPFSCCMNATDLSSRLVNIMCGYGVQTLTIAEAGKKVWTSGCIEVVRSWAEGNLYTIAGIALGAALSQLFVIYLSKTLEGQIELQKSRWAS; encoded by the exons ATGCCTTCGAGCAATCATAGAAGGGGTTATTACAGACGACAACCAAACAGCAATTTTACCTATGTTAGTCCTTGTGTAAAATACTTGATTTTCCTattaaacttcattttttgg ctATTTGGAGGGCTATTAATAGGCATTGGATTATATGCCTTTGTTGATAAATGGCAACTAACTGGTTGGGTGAAACTAGAGACTGTTTATGATGTTATATTGAATATATCCCTAGTCATGGTCATTATGGGAGGGGTGATTTTCATAGTGAGTTTTGCTGGTTGCGTTGGGGCTCTTAGAGAAAATACTTGTTTGCTCAAATTC tacTCTTTATGTCTACtcgtatttttcttaattgaaaTGGGCATTGCCATTTTGAGCTTTGTATTTCCACACCGAATGCAAACTGTGctagaagaaaattttactgatCAAATTATCCACACTTACAGAGATGATCCAgacttacaaaattttatagacTTTGCTCAACAAGAA tttaaatgtTGTGGTCTCAGTTCTGAAGGATATATGGATTGGTCCAAAAATGAGTACTTTAACTGTAGTTCTCCCAGTGTGGAGCATTGTGGGGTACCATTTTCTTGTTGTATGAATGCCACAGACTTGAGTTCACGTTTAGTAAACATTATGTGTGGTTATGGAGTACAAACTTTAACG ATTGCTGAAGCAGGTAAAAAAGTTTGGACTTCAGGTTGCATAGAAGTCGTTCGTTCTTGGGCCGAAGGCAATTTGTACACTATTGCTGGTATAGCTTTGGGTGCAGCTCTCTCCCAGTTATTTGTAATCTACCTGTCCAAGACACTGGAAGGGCAAATTGAGCTGCAGAAATCCAGGTGGGCTAGTTGA